The region CTGTCTAATCGTTGTCGCACCTCAAGTTCGTCCTCTGATACAGCTGCCCTTCCCCCAGAGATCCTCCCTGCCTCCCAATATGCTGACTTCAAGGCACTTTGGGGCAGAAGGATCTTAGTCTTCTGGTCAAGGCTAGACTTTCTTACTGGAGGGGGAGGTGGTGAGGTCCAGCCAGGTTTAGGGAGATTACTTGCCTTCTGTGAGTTAGCCTTGTTGTTTTTCCCAAGAGAGGAGAATTTAAGGCTTGTGGTGGATGCAATTATATCTTGGGTTCCCTTGTATTCTACTGAGGAATGGATAACGGGCACTGTCCCCAGAGTGGTGGCACCTCGCTTCAATTGAGGCATTTTACTGGGTGGATTCTTCATGGCTGGCTTCTCGCAGCCATCGACCACCCTCTGGGATGAGGTAGGCCCTTGCACCTTGGGTGGGCGAGGTACACTGTTGCTGTTATTGAATGGTTTGTTGGAAGGAATACCACTAGGGGGGTTTCTAAGAAAtttgctggtgctgctggagtcaGGGAACTGAGGTTCTGAGTGGTTGTTGATGCACTGCCAAGGATCCTCCTGCTTAACCTCTTGCCTTGGTGGATCTCTACTACtgttgctgctactgctactactgtgaGAGATGGATGAGGTAGGTTTAATCTTCCTGGGAAGACTGGAGTGGACTATAGAAGTCCCCTGTGGAAGAGGAGAGGCGCTATGTGACTGAGCTTTAGTTAATTTAGATGTGAATCTGAGAGAGCTCTTTGTTGATTCTGGTGATGGGGGACTCTTTGTCAGTGATAGTTTGCTTGAGGCAGCACTATCACTGTCTTGTTCAGAAAAACCAAATCCACTGTCATTTAAGGAGTTCTTGGCATCTCTGGGagatgaaacacaatgaaacatGTCAAGGGAATCAATGTAAAATGTTGCTTCTGGACCCATGTGTTTGGCTTGTGGAAGGAAAACATCCGTTGAATGAGTTCCTTCACTTTCTGAGGTGCAGACACTAACGTCACTCAACCAAGAGCTGATAGATGAACCCCTACTATCTATACACTCCATCGCACCTTCCTGAAGGGGTGCGACCACAGCTATGTTTACCTGTGATCCTCCCCCAGCTGATGTATAAGCATCAAATTCATCATTTAtgctgctgatgatgctgaCAGGACGGGAACCAGAGGCCAGGGCCTGAAGTGAGCAGTCACTGTTAAAGCTAATAATGCTTGATGGCCGATTGTTTGCAATACTTCCAATAGACAGCTCTTCCACCACAGTGAACACCAGCTCATCTTCTCCATTCAGCTCCACAGGTTGCTGCAAGGTGACAGTAGCTCTGAGGATGTCCCGATCTAGACACCTTTCCCTCAAGGTTGAGCGTACTTGGCACACCTCTACTGGACCTCTGAGAAAAGGTGAAGTGCAGGGATCTCTTCTTTTCATAGCTTGGTGGCTCATTCCCACTGGTGGCATTCTTGTGCTAGATCTTTCTTCGTTGTTTACATTTTGCCTCTGTTGTGAAGGAGGTGGCGCAGGATTTGGTAAGGCTTTTTTGTTGAAGAAGACCTTCTCTCTTACCACCGGTTCTGAGTTAGGTGTCGTGATAGTTGCCAGTTTGTTTGTACTAACTGGACTATCTGAGACCAAGGCCTTCTCGCCATCAGCCCTGGTTCTGCATGtattttgaacattttctgATGGCTCTGTTTCTTCGGGTACACACTGCATCTTGGCATTGTCCACTTTAGATTTACTGTTGGGACTGTAGGATGGTTGTATGGGAACAGATTTTGGAGATTGTTTTGTTGAGATGTCCTCTTGGTTGCTAGAACTATTTGATACAGTCTTTGGTGAATTAGAGGCTTGGTTTTCCTTAGATTTATCAGCCTTGGGGCTAGCCTGGCTTCGTTTGCTCTCTCCAACAAAGGTAGTGGGTTCTTCACTGCCATCTATACACTCCAGCCTCTCCTGCAACTCAGCAAATGTGTTGCACTTAAAGAACTGGTCTCTGTCCAGGGGGCCCTCTTTTGTGGATCTCTTCTTGTTCAGGGAGGGAATGATTGGAACAAAAGCAGGTGGGCCTTCATTGTCACTTAGCTCCTTGTCTGAGATTGCCGTTCCCCCAGGACCCACATATATAACCGTATCGCATGACTGTTCGCTACTAGAGGAATAGTCTGGGTCACTGAGCAGAGAGGGCAGGTCAGGGTCCAGGGCTACTGTCCGAGGATGAAAAGGCCTTAGGTGGGGCGGCCGGCGGATCCTCCCTTCCTCACAGGAACTTTCCCCTCCAGATGAACTTGATGCATACTGCAAAGGATAATTCAAACACAGAATACATTTTCTACTCATTGAAACAGTATTTTACACATCTACACTATTTGGATTGCTGGCACCCCTAATGCCTGTTCCAGTCTGGGTCATTTTTACCTGAGCCTTAGTGCCTTGCAAtggttaaaataaaacattttctctTAAAATATTAATTTAACCATCCTCCCATTTTGCAAACCACtttaaccctaataatttatagTACCGGTAGATTAATTTTACAATTCCGTATCAGTagcttttttaaatataatataatattttaagTTTAAATACACCCTTAAATAATAACACAGAAGTGAATGTCAGATAATACAACTCACTGTATGTGAACTGTGTTATAATCATGATTGGGACCAAATAAATATATGCTGCATTCCCACCTAATTATGTGGAACATATATTTCCCTAATCCAGGACACTGCATTACACACTTACTTGGACAGATATATTGATTACATGATTATGTGTTAAGAAGCTGAGAAAAACCAGCTCTCTATAGCACTACAGTAGCAGCACTAATAATATTTCATTTGCAGCAGCATGCATTTGCTTAATAGCTGCAAAGTCCCAGGAGGATTAAAATTTTAAAGATTCATGGCATAGGTTATGATGAAATGCAGTCAAAGTTGCACATTATTGTTTATATGCTGTAATAACTTAGCTCACACTTAAAAAAATGTCCTTGCACAATGAACAACATTAAATAGACCCAATTATGATTTATGGGTATGAGAACActaatttgaagaaaaaaaactgtataaATACCAATTTTTTTGCTGTCACTGGAAAGTAGTACAATACTAAGTGGTTTATTGCTGCATATGTTCAAACCACAGTGCTAAACGGTTTATCAGTGTACCTTAGATTTCTTCTTCCTCATGCGGTGGATGCGGGAAGCCAGCTGGATGGTGGTGAGCGAGTCGGCATAGTTGGCAGGGATATCTGAGATATGGGCAATCATGGTGGTTCTGCAGTTGATGTTGCCCAGGGATTCTCTCAACAACATGGTCAGTTTGCTGTCCCTACAGGGTGCATTAACAGTGTTGTTAGCTCACAGTTATATTTTAAAATGATGATAAAGTTCAGTGACAACACTCCATGGGGAGCTGCTTCAAGCACTCCAAGATGAAAAATACTCCAAAATGACAAGTCATTGATCTTTTCATAGCTGAGGAACCATAATAGGATCTTGTGAAAGCTGTTATCTGACTCTGGGGCTAACTAAACAGACTGAATAAATAGTTACTCAGAGGGCCTGCAAAGCTGAACGTGCCTGAGTAACTTCTTTGAAGCAATTGACCTAGTGATACAAATTCTCAGGAGtaaattggaccaaaaaaatGGGAACTGTGATTTTCTTACCTGTAAGGTACATGCTTTGCTCCATTTGCTAAAGCCATTATGACATTTCCCAGTGCATTCAGGGAAAGACACaaccctcctcctccatctctgctTTTACTCAGGACCTTTTCACAGCTCCCCAAGTCGATAAGGTGCAGCCTGCTCCGTCCGCCAGACACTGTGCAAACGGCAGCAGGAGAAACAGATGAGTACAGCACAGACACCCCCCTCTCTTAGGTTTCTTCCTGAGACACATTATTATAATGAGAAATGTAGCAGAGCTCTGTCTGTACTGACTGATGACTAAGATTTCTACACCGAGGTGATTCATAATGCAGCCAGGATGTTCAGCTTCCACTCGATGTGTAAGCCATCAATGAGTCTCCTTTGTTTagacaagtaaaaacaaaagaactcTTTGACATTCAGAAACACAGACCTCTCACATTGATTTAAGGCAAAGTTGAAATACTTAGTCTCTTCTTGATCAAAGTAATATGCGTGCATGTGAACAAGTTACTGATTTTGTGGTACTGTTCGGACGTAATAtatgtcccattctatcctatggggcttgttaccatggcaacaaaacatatgcatttttatgggggaaatatgaataaatcatcCGTAAATATGGCCagaaccgcaacgtgcatccaggccttggtttggtttattgtccattattaataaccccaaaCATGGCAAGAACCACCTCCGACACAACCAAAACAatcttaaacacaaccagtacagccccaaaccaaagcagcgagaggggacgaatgcgtagtagggcatgcccatttcaaaatttcctgaaattttctagttgaatgTACTGTTTCATTTTGCAACAAGTTTAGGCTGACAACTCTGCAACAGGATACCAGAAAATCAATAATACTAACTTCCGCCTTTACCGCTCTTTTCCATGCGGTACTGGTAAACATGCAGCGTGAACAGCATGTGTGAGTTGCGTCTCTCATCCTCCTCGACATTTGGCTTGGTGGTGCTGCGTGCACTGATGGCCGCATCCAGAAAGAAGGCAGCTTTTTCGGCGGTTGGGGCACGAAGCTCACTCTGATTCTGGAGCTGTGGGAAGAGaggaaaagatggagaatgGGGTTAGGGTGAGGGGAAAAGACCACGCACGGCTTGAGAAATAACATTGATGTGAAAACTGAGGCACAAGAAAGCGAGGGTAGCCAGTTAATTGGACCCTAGCATACAGTTCTTCCCTATTACAATTTGTCTCTGGGGCAATTAAAACAGCAAATATGCACACAAAGGGAGGAGGATTAGGAGAGGTGATGGTAGAGGCAGGGGCACTTTCTTTGCTGTGATGAGgatacagaaagaaagaagggggtGGAAGAGAACAAGGAGGCATCATGAAGGAGCCCATGCGTGGGTGCTGAGAGGAAAAGGGAGCTTCCCAGACCCTCACATCCTTTGAAGTCAGAGTCCACAGTTATCCCCTCCAAAAAATCTGTCAGCAACGCATGTGTCTTCAACCCTACAGTCCTCCAGAATTCCCCTGTAATGTCTTCTGTGCTGTTTAGAGGGCTATCTTCGTCATGGGTAATAGATGCTGACAGGAGAGTCAATATTAGAGAGTCAGAAGAAAGCCATCAATAACCCAAGTGGATTTGGTTGAAATATCAAACAAAGATTTCAGGTGCAGGTAGAGGAGAACAAGATGGACTGAGAAGACCTtggagatgaaaaaaaaacactctcaCATGCACTCATAAGATAGTTAAAACATCTGTGGAAGAAGAAGAGGTAGATCATAGACAGAAAAAGATCAATACGCAGACTAATACTTCAGAacccacagagagagagagaatgaaagGATCAGTGAACAAAGAAGTGGAGAGACTGAACGCTTCTCACCTGAGTACCACAGATGGGATCCTCTCGCAGATGGATTCCCGGGGACTGGCCGTCCTGCAGACTGCCTGTTGACACTTCTGACAGCAGGTCTTTCAGCTCTTCATCTTTTCCAAAGATTTCCACGGCAGACACACGGACTGAGAAGCGCGTGCCAGTCTTCTCTTTACGCTCGTTGATGAGCTTGAAGAGCCAAGATATGGCACAGGGCACGATGCCTAGGCTCTGCGTGGAGCTGTCTTTACCGATCATGGTGTATGTCTTGCCTGGAGGTGTGTGATAGGCAAAGAGGGAGGAAAATGGAAGCATAACTTTATGCCTGGAAGACAGTTATCCTCAATATATCCTCAAGATAAAGTCACTTCTTTCACCAAGTTGCCTGGATGGGGAATTTCACTATAGAAAGGAACCCTCCCAGCAAGTGCcagtgaaaagtaaaataatcatATCTGATGCTGAAGTATCAGAggttataataataacaacttaATATTTAATGCTAATTTAAAGACCTATTCCACAATCAATCACTCTATGGAGCGTTATAGCTAACAGCAGCATGAGAAAAGCAAGCTGTTCAGCCTGAGAGCACCAGCCCAACCAGTTACTAAGGTTTTTAATTACAAGCGGAGCCCTGAAGCCTAGACGCTCCACCCCCCCAACATAAAACTCACTGCCCATTCTTTCTCCCATTCCTTGACTCACCTCAGTGCATCACTAAGCCAATTGTGGACATCAAGTGTAGCTAACAAAGAGCAATGACAGTTTATCTTTGGCTAACAAAGGCACTTGTCTAATCTGCTGCCAGTGGTGTAGCTTACCAAGCTTGACTTGACCAAAGGAGAAGATGCAGCCATCTGCACCGTTCACAACAGACTGGATGACCTCCGCTACTGTCCCAGAGCACACCTCAGCCTGTGAGAAACACAAAGAGACAGCCCCCTCACAGTCAATTTACAGTTCAAACATATCTGAGAAATAGTCTTAagctggatgatggatggatggatggttggatggatggatggatggatggatggatggatggatggatggatggatggatggatggatggatggatggatggatggatggattatggatggttggatggatggatggttggatggatggatggatgagtggatggatggatggttggatggatggatgatggatggtggatggatggatggatgggtggatggatggatggatacatggatggatggatgaatggatggatggatgagtggatggatgatggatggttggatggatggatggacagatggatggatggatcatggatggatggatgggtggatggatgatggatggatggatggatacatggatggatggatgaatggatggatggatgagtggatggatgatggatggttggatggatggatggatggatggatggtggatggatggatggatggatggatggatgcatggatggttggatggatggatggatggatggatggatgagtggatggatgatggatggttggatggatggatggttggatggatggatggatggatgagtggatggatggatggttggatggatggatgatggatggtggatggatggatggatgcatggatggatggatgggtggatggatgatggatgagtggatggatgatggatggtttgatggatggatgatggatgatggatgagggatagatggatggattatggatggatggatggatgatggatgcatggagggatggatgatggatggatggatggatggatggatggatggatggatggatggatggattatggatggatggatgatggatggatggatggattgatggatggatgatggatgcatggagggatggatgatggatgcatgaagggatggatgatggatggatggatggattgatggatgcatggagggatggatgatggatggatgatggatggatggatggatggatggatggatggatggatggatggatggatggatggatggatggatggatgccccGACATCAACTGAATAAttggttttatgtttttatttcttccagTCACTCAGGAGAGATTTTGA is a window of Cololabis saira isolate AMF1-May2022 chromosome 16, fColSai1.1, whole genome shotgun sequence DNA encoding:
- the kif26ab gene encoding kinesin-like protein KIF26A isoform X2 — translated: MSLFGDSSASDGEDAHNRAFTVEGCQGGESPVTPRKRLQFMEEARCSSRPPPEGAGSVSIPESEEKGGFCQQCQKKVSELKKQALALTDQNSLKDPGYANFLFKQLQKPEDHEPSCCQVCSTPYHRLRQEALQTLSAPPLTFSSDTAAVPRSFLPQPSRITLSSSTATATKPLTKSQPHTGSLLPLGERHKVPGWSQTPSASSGPKTRVQVTVAGGQLTGSLNTVTIQAQQYLEGVWSTSRVNNFLPQPKPAHGVMEDADRDVATLEAPVATMTSTATCSSSSLSPCRPRASSQTGLPAPVTGASPSSSPSSSAVPSFFIRAAQKLNISSKRKKHQPSLLHPQEPSIYPTNFSGILQVSPPPAPPCLLRAVSKVKENPGMGKVKVMMRICPSLEAADSSESQSFLKVDSRKKQLTLYDPASSPHSSSGHRRSATVAVPKIFAFDAVFTQDASQAEVCSGTVAEVIQSVVNGADGCIFSFGQVKLGKTYTMIGKDSSTQSLGIVPCAISWLFKLINERKEKTGTRFSVRVSAVEIFGKDEELKDLLSEVSTGSLQDGQSPGIHLREDPICGTQLQNQSELRAPTAEKAAFFLDAAISARSTTKPNVEEDERRNSHMLFTLHVYQYRMEKSVSGGRSRLHLIDLGSCEKVLSKSRDGGGGLCLSLNALGNVIMALANGAKHVPYRDSKLTMLLRESLGNINCRTTMIAHISDIPANYADSLTTIQLASRIHRMRKKKSKYASSSSGGESSCEEGRIRRPPHLRPFHPRTVALDPDLPSLLSDPDYSSSSEQSCDTVIYVGPGGTAISDKELSDNEGPPAFVPIIPSLNKKRSTKEGPLDRDQFFKCNTFAELQERLECIDGSEEPTTFVGESKRSQASPKADKSKENQASNSPKTVSNSSSNQEDISTKQSPKSVPIQPSYSPNSKSKVDNAKMQCVPEETEPSENVQNTCRTRADGEKALVSDSPVSTNKLATITTPNSEPVVREKVFFNKKALPNPAPPPSQQRQNVNNEERSSTRMPPVGMSHQAMKRRDPCTSPFLRGPVEVCQVRSTLRERCLDRDILRATVTLQQPVELNGEDELVFTVVEELSIGSIANNRPSSIISFNSDCSLQALASGSRPVSIISSINDEFDAYTSAGGGSQVNIAVVAPLQEGAMECIDSRGSSISSWLSDVSVCTSESEGTHSTDVFLPQAKHMGPEATFYIDSLDMFHCVSSPRDAKNSLNDSGFGFSEQDSDSAASSKLSLTKSPPSPESTKSSLRFTSKLTKAQSHSASPLPQGTSIVHSSLPRKIKPTSSISHSSSSSSNSSRDPPRQEVKQEDPWQCINNHSEPQFPDSSSTSKFLRNPPSGIPSNKPFNNSNSVPRPPKVQGPTSSQRVVDGCEKPAMKNPPSKMPQLKRGATTLGTVPVIHSSVEYKGTQDIIASTTSLKFSSLGKNNKANSQKASNLPKPGWTSPPPPPVRKSSLDQKTKILLPQSALKSAYWEAGRISGGRAAVSEDELEVRQRLDSTGYKTSSLNTAKLSSSLKAKGARGETGLHYGSQMSLERCDSLSLSGSRAALSRENSGASLTSKSSKSTTRFGIPNSSSSPIATCPSTTSGGNITKPGQLKASGNRTLGTVNGSKARSLSANSSKGLSSSTKSLAPSVARNTSANLPPSGRTSAPRTAAPVANKPGRGTIMGTKQAIRAANSRVSELATGNTSGKHGRGSGDSDSGNDSGINVSDDKSPTAMLPSPYSKITAPRRPQRYSSGHGSDNSSVLSGELPPAMGRTALFYHSGGSSGYESMIRDSEATGSASSAHDSMSESGMSSSGRARSSKYPKKRTNGFQRRRLIPAPLPDTSSVGKKVGTTGQWVDLPPMSGPLNEPFEIKVYEIDDVERLQRRRQEETTEPFQDVDKGLLYFNSKLKMLEKRQQQVKELRVKHQVLLEELEDTKARLMMDPRKWVGEFEVDQNLDKESPEYLEALLQATDELEFCVNLCKSHVMMVTCFDISMTSGALEGLREVEV
- the kif26ab gene encoding kinesin-like protein KIF26A isoform X3, with amino-acid sequence MLFPEYVLSGRSEPVEKNTGITTMGVKAAQKLNISSKRKKHQPSLLHPQEPSIYPTNFSGILQVSPPPAPPCLLRAVSKVKENPGMGKVKVMMRICPSLEAADSSESQSFLKVDSRKKQLTLYDPASSPHSSSGHRRSATVAVPKIFAFDAVFTQDASQAEVCSGTVAEVIQSVVNGADGCIFSFGQVKLGKTYTMIGKDSSTQSLGIVPCAISWLFKLINERKEKTGTRFSVRVSAVEIFGKDEELKDLLSEVSTGSLQDGQSPGIHLREDPICGTQLQNQSELRAPTAEKAAFFLDAAISARSTTKPNVEEDERRNSHMLFTLHVYQYRMEKSGKGGMSGGRSRLHLIDLGSCEKVLSKSRDGGGGLCLSLNALGNVIMALANGAKHVPYRDSKLTMLLRESLGNINCRTTMIAHISDIPANYADSLTTIQLASRIHRMRKKKSKYASSSSGGESSCEEGRIRRPPHLRPFHPRTVALDPDLPSLLSDPDYSSSSEQSCDTVIYVGPGGTAISDKELSDNEGPPAFVPIIPSLNKKRSTKEGPLDRDQFFKCNTFAELQERLECIDGSEEPTTFVGESKRSQASPKADKSKENQASNSPKTVSNSSSNQEDISTKQSPKSVPIQPSYSPNSKSKVDNAKMQCVPEETEPSENVQNTCRTRADGEKALVSDSPVSTNKLATITTPNSEPVVREKVFFNKKALPNPAPPPSQQRQNVNNEERSSTRMPPVGMSHQAMKRRDPCTSPFLRGPVEVCQVRSTLRERCLDRDILRATVTLQQPVELNGEDELVFTVVEELSIGSIANNRPSSIISFNSDCSLQALASGSRPVSIISSINDEFDAYTSAGGGSQVNIAVVAPLQEGAMECIDSRGSSISSWLSDVSVCTSESEGTHSTDVFLPQAKHMGPEATFYIDSLDMFHCVSSPRDAKNSLNDSGFGFSEQDSDSAASSKLSLTKSPPSPESTKSSLRFTSKLTKAQSHSASPLPQGTSIVHSSLPRKIKPTSSISHSSSSSSNSSRDPPRQEVKQEDPWQCINNHSEPQFPDSSSTSKFLRNPPSGIPSNKPFNNSNSVPRPPKVQGPTSSQRVVDGCEKPAMKNPPSKMPQLKRGATTLGTVPVIHSSVEYKGTQDIIASTTSLKFSSLGKNNKANSQKASNLPKPGWTSPPPPPVRKSSLDQKTKILLPQSALKSAYWEAGRISGGRAAVSEDELEVRQRLDSTGYKTSSLNTAKLSSSLKAKGARGETGLHYGSQMSLERCDSLSLSGSRAALSRENSGASLTSKSSKSTTRFGIPNSSSSPIATCPSTTSGGNITKPGQLKASGNRTLGTVNGSKARSLSANSSKGLSSSTKSLAPSVARNTSANLPPSGRTSAPRTAAPVANKPGRGTIMGTKQAIRAANSRVSELATGNTSGKHGRGSGDSDSGNDSGINVSDDKSPTAMLPSPYSKITAPRRPQRYSSGHGSDNSSVLSGELPPAMGRTALFYHSGGSSGYESMIRDSEATGSASSAHDSMSESGMSSSGRARSSKYPKKRTNGFQRRRLIPAPLPDTSSVGKKVGTTGQWVDLPPMSGPLNEPFEIKVYEIDDVERLQRRRQEETTEPFQDVDKGLLYFNSKLKMLEKRQQQVKELRVKHQVLLEELEDTKARLMMDPRKWVGEFEVDQNLDKESPEYLEALLQATDELEFCVNLCKSHVMMVTCFDISMTSGALEGLREVEV
- the kif26ab gene encoding kinesin-like protein KIF26A isoform X4 yields the protein MDWKELAAQKLNISSKRKKHQPSLLHPQEPSIYPTNFSGILQVSPPPAPPCLLRAVSKVKENPGMGKVKVMMRICPSLEAADSSESQSFLKVDSRKKQLTLYDPASSPHSSSGHRRSATVAVPKIFAFDAVFTQDASQAEVCSGTVAEVIQSVVNGADGCIFSFGQVKLGKTYTMIGKDSSTQSLGIVPCAISWLFKLINERKEKTGTRFSVRVSAVEIFGKDEELKDLLSEVSTGSLQDGQSPGIHLREDPICGTQLQNQSELRAPTAEKAAFFLDAAISARSTTKPNVEEDERRNSHMLFTLHVYQYRMEKSGKGGMSGGRSRLHLIDLGSCEKVLSKSRDGGGGLCLSLNALGNVIMALANGAKHVPYRDSKLTMLLRESLGNINCRTTMIAHISDIPANYADSLTTIQLASRIHRMRKKKSKYASSSSGGESSCEEGRIRRPPHLRPFHPRTVALDPDLPSLLSDPDYSSSSEQSCDTVIYVGPGGTAISDKELSDNEGPPAFVPIIPSLNKKRSTKEGPLDRDQFFKCNTFAELQERLECIDGSEEPTTFVGESKRSQASPKADKSKENQASNSPKTVSNSSSNQEDISTKQSPKSVPIQPSYSPNSKSKVDNAKMQCVPEETEPSENVQNTCRTRADGEKALVSDSPVSTNKLATITTPNSEPVVREKVFFNKKALPNPAPPPSQQRQNVNNEERSSTRMPPVGMSHQAMKRRDPCTSPFLRGPVEVCQVRSTLRERCLDRDILRATVTLQQPVELNGEDELVFTVVEELSIGSIANNRPSSIISFNSDCSLQALASGSRPVSIISSINDEFDAYTSAGGGSQVNIAVVAPLQEGAMECIDSRGSSISSWLSDVSVCTSESEGTHSTDVFLPQAKHMGPEATFYIDSLDMFHCVSSPRDAKNSLNDSGFGFSEQDSDSAASSKLSLTKSPPSPESTKSSLRFTSKLTKAQSHSASPLPQGTSIVHSSLPRKIKPTSSISHSSSSSSNSSRDPPRQEVKQEDPWQCINNHSEPQFPDSSSTSKFLRNPPSGIPSNKPFNNSNSVPRPPKVQGPTSSQRVVDGCEKPAMKNPPSKMPQLKRGATTLGTVPVIHSSVEYKGTQDIIASTTSLKFSSLGKNNKANSQKASNLPKPGWTSPPPPPVRKSSLDQKTKILLPQSALKSAYWEAGRISGGRAAVSEDELEVRQRLDSTGYKTSSLNTAKLSSSLKAKGARGETGLHYGSQMSLERCDSLSLSGSRAALSRENSGASLTSKSSKSTTRFGIPNSSSSPIATCPSTTSGGNITKPGQLKASGNRTLGTVNGSKARSLSANSSKGLSSSTKSLAPSVARNTSANLPPSGRTSAPRTAAPVANKPGRGTIMGTKQAIRAANSRVSELATGNTSGKHGRGSGDSDSGNDSGINVSDDKSPTAMLPSPYSKITAPRRPQRYSSGHGSDNSSVLSGELPPAMGRTALFYHSGGSSGYESMIRDSEATGSASSAHDSMSESGMSSSGRARSSKYPKKRTNGFQRRRLIPAPLPDTSSVGKKVGTTGQWVDLPPMSGPLNEPFEIKVYEIDDVERLQRRRQEETTEPFQDVDKGLLYFNSKLKMLEKRQQQVKELRVKHQVLLEELEDTKARLMMDPRKWVGEFEVDQNLDKESPEYLEALLQATDELEFCVNLCKSHVMMVTCFDISMTSGALEGLREVEV
- the kif26ab gene encoding kinesin-like protein KIF26A isoform X1 — translated: MSLFGDSSASDGEDAHNRAFTVEGCQGGESPVTPRKRLQFMEEARCSSRPPPEGAGSVSIPESEEKGGFCQQCQKKVSELKKQALALTDQNSLKDPGYANFLFKQLQKPEDHEPSCCQVCSTPYHRLRQEALQTLSAPPLTFSSDTAAVPRSFLPQPSRITLSSSTATATKPLTKSQPHTGSLLPLGERHKVPGWSQTPSASSGPKTRVQVTVAGGQLTGSLNTVTIQAQQYLEGVWSTSRVNNFLPQPKPAHGVMEDADRDVATLEAPVATMTSTATCSSSSLSPCRPRASSQTGLPAPVTGASPSSSPSSSAVPSFFIRAAQKLNISSKRKKHQPSLLHPQEPSIYPTNFSGILQVSPPPAPPCLLRAVSKVKENPGMGKVKVMMRICPSLEAADSSESQSFLKVDSRKKQLTLYDPASSPHSSSGHRRSATVAVPKIFAFDAVFTQDASQAEVCSGTVAEVIQSVVNGADGCIFSFGQVKLGKTYTMIGKDSSTQSLGIVPCAISWLFKLINERKEKTGTRFSVRVSAVEIFGKDEELKDLLSEVSTGSLQDGQSPGIHLREDPICGTQLQNQSELRAPTAEKAAFFLDAAISARSTTKPNVEEDERRNSHMLFTLHVYQYRMEKSGKGGMSGGRSRLHLIDLGSCEKVLSKSRDGGGGLCLSLNALGNVIMALANGAKHVPYRDSKLTMLLRESLGNINCRTTMIAHISDIPANYADSLTTIQLASRIHRMRKKKSKYASSSSGGESSCEEGRIRRPPHLRPFHPRTVALDPDLPSLLSDPDYSSSSEQSCDTVIYVGPGGTAISDKELSDNEGPPAFVPIIPSLNKKRSTKEGPLDRDQFFKCNTFAELQERLECIDGSEEPTTFVGESKRSQASPKADKSKENQASNSPKTVSNSSSNQEDISTKQSPKSVPIQPSYSPNSKSKVDNAKMQCVPEETEPSENVQNTCRTRADGEKALVSDSPVSTNKLATITTPNSEPVVREKVFFNKKALPNPAPPPSQQRQNVNNEERSSTRMPPVGMSHQAMKRRDPCTSPFLRGPVEVCQVRSTLRERCLDRDILRATVTLQQPVELNGEDELVFTVVEELSIGSIANNRPSSIISFNSDCSLQALASGSRPVSIISSINDEFDAYTSAGGGSQVNIAVVAPLQEGAMECIDSRGSSISSWLSDVSVCTSESEGTHSTDVFLPQAKHMGPEATFYIDSLDMFHCVSSPRDAKNSLNDSGFGFSEQDSDSAASSKLSLTKSPPSPESTKSSLRFTSKLTKAQSHSASPLPQGTSIVHSSLPRKIKPTSSISHSSSSSSNSSRDPPRQEVKQEDPWQCINNHSEPQFPDSSSTSKFLRNPPSGIPSNKPFNNSNSVPRPPKVQGPTSSQRVVDGCEKPAMKNPPSKMPQLKRGATTLGTVPVIHSSVEYKGTQDIIASTTSLKFSSLGKNNKANSQKASNLPKPGWTSPPPPPVRKSSLDQKTKILLPQSALKSAYWEAGRISGGRAAVSEDELEVRQRLDSTGYKTSSLNTAKLSSSLKAKGARGETGLHYGSQMSLERCDSLSLSGSRAALSRENSGASLTSKSSKSTTRFGIPNSSSSPIATCPSTTSGGNITKPGQLKASGNRTLGTVNGSKARSLSANSSKGLSSSTKSLAPSVARNTSANLPPSGRTSAPRTAAPVANKPGRGTIMGTKQAIRAANSRVSELATGNTSGKHGRGSGDSDSGNDSGINVSDDKSPTAMLPSPYSKITAPRRPQRYSSGHGSDNSSVLSGELPPAMGRTALFYHSGGSSGYESMIRDSEATGSASSAHDSMSESGMSSSGRARSSKYPKKRTNGFQRRRLIPAPLPDTSSVGKKVGTTGQWVDLPPMSGPLNEPFEIKVYEIDDVERLQRRRQEETTEPFQDVDKGLLYFNSKLKMLEKRQQQVKELRVKHQVLLEELEDTKARLMMDPRKWVGEFEVDQNLDKESPEYLEALLQATDELEFCVNLCKSHVMMVTCFDISMTSGALEGLREVEV